CCGTGCATGGACCGTTTCTCCTCGATCATCATCTATGTTGGGCTGAGGGCTACGGCGGCGGAACCCTCGCTGTGGGACAAGTATGGCGACCCGGATAGAATCCTGTTCCATCAGGGAGACTTCCGGGACCCAGCTTCCTCTCCTCTGCTCGCTGCTATGGAGTGCAATTCCAGCCTCAAGGCGATGGCGGAGATGGTGCGCTCTGTTTGCCTACTTGGGGTGTCGAAGGTTCCTTCACTGGAGGACTTTGTCAGAGGGAACATCCCCAAGGAAGCCGAGGTTCTGCGACAATTCGCTTTGCCCAGAAGTGCATACGAATGCATCGATGCGACTGATATCATCCGTCTGTGGAGGTTCGCTGGGCAGCGAGTTCAGGTTATTGGGCGAATCGATGGTTACTACGAAGGGCGCACCGCATTCGGAAAACCGTACGCGTTCTTGAACTTTGGCAAGTTCCCACACCAGACGCTGACGCTCGTCCTGTGGTCTCCCGTAGTTGATGCTCTTGGTGACCATGGACTTTGCCCCGGCAGCTTCGCGGGGAAATGGGTCTCAGTCTCTGGAATGATGAGCTCCTACCATGGCAAGGGCCAGATGGTGGTGGAAGGTGTCTCGCAGCTGCGTCTGCTGCAGGGCCAGAGCGAGGCCGAGCGTCTCCTTGGCGGACCCGTACTCGGCACAACCGATCAGAAGCGTCTGGTGGAGCGACCGTTGCGGAGATCAGGAAGGTCAGCTAGGCTGGCAGCCAAGCTACAACCCACCGCAAGCCAAGGATCCGTCACTCAGAACTACGCTCAGACTCTTGAGCGCCTATATGGTGGCTCGGCAAGGTCTAGGCAGGTGAACCGCCCGCAAGTAGCACCAAGCACAACAGCAACCAAAAAGATGGCTCGCGCGCCGCGAGCGTCGTCTCCGCCAGGTGTCAAGCCGCAACCTGACAGAATGCGCGGCGCGCTTGTGTCAGTGATATGCGCAGTGCTCGCCACTGTGTTGGCTGCTGGTCTGAGCCAATGGATTGAGCCCTTGTTCTTGGGGCTGGCCGTGTCGGCAGTGGCCATATCCGCATACAGCTTGGCAACTCGGTCCTAGGTGCAGCCACTCGGTAGATCATCGCCGTGGAGGCTACTCTGGTATGGTAGTGGTGCCGCCGCGTGGCGCTGTCCTGGCTCATGACCTAGGCAACCGCTCTGCGACGGGGTAGCAGCTCGGCCTGCACGCGGAGCGCGGTCGCAAGGGTCGAAGCTGCGCCTGAGCCAATGCCTACGGCTCTGCCGGCCACTGGGAACAGGTCGTTGACCTGCTCCGCCTCGACTGCGCAGTGAGCGTGAAAATGATGAAGAACGTCGGCGAGGAGCCCATAGCGACTCTACTGGAATGCCGACGTAGGAGAAGTACTGGCCAAGTCCAAAGCGCTGTGGTCTACCGCGTCAAGCGGCCTTCGCAGGGCCGCATCCGACTGCCTCGAGGGGCAGTGGTTGGCAGAAGGCCGACACGCGATTTGCATCCGGATGCGAAGGGACCTATAATGTCCACTCAGGTCGGGAGACAGATAACGGCTGACGCAGACAGACTAGTGCCTGAAACCGAAAGGAGCGTATGGTGATGCAACACGTTGACGACTTCCATCTTGGGGTTGTGTTCAACAGCGTAAGGCACACGCTTCAGAACGAGGTGACCTCACTCTCGCCCAACTCGCTCTCCTATGTTCGCGACGCCCAGAAGTTTGTGGACAAGCTCGTCAGCTCCCTTGACTCGCTTTGCCCACCTACTCGTCGCCGTGGCTCCTGCGGCTCGTTTGTGTTCTTACCTAACCTGGAGGACGTCATCAGGATTCGTCACTTAGGTTCTGATAGGTTGGATGCTAAGATCTTGGACAGCGTCAAAGCGTATTTCCGCACAATGCGCAATTATCTTGCGGAGCTTGAGGCTGATCCTCAGGCCCTCTACGGGAGCGAGCGAGCTTCTGAACTTCTGGATTTCGTCGCAAGACTTGCGGACATCTATTCTCCAAGCTATCGTGTGCTGTCTGACGATTACTCGGTGTACGTGACAGCCTAGCCAGGGCGACTGCAACCTAGCTCACTTGGTCTGTTGAACGGCGGGGTGCCGGATAAATGCTGAACAACGAGCTTTACCGCAAGCTAGTAGGGGCGAAGACCTACCTTGACGAGAGGATTCAGCGGGCCGATTTTTGCAGTCAGTCTTGTGTGGTTGCCATTGCGAACTATCGTAGGTTCGTTCAGTATCTGATCGACCACTTCTCGGAGATAGAACCCTCAATTCACCAGAGTCTCTTCGTGCAGCTCTCCACTGTGTTCATACCGAGCATCAGGTATATCGAGAGGGCATCGACTGCCAACATTCCGTGGAGCATCCTTCCTTACCTCGATCAGATGCTGCGGGAACTGTTCGGAGACAACCACCTTGTGCTATTCAGGCCTCAGTGGAACTTCAACTACACCGTGATGATGGCTGACCTGGTAGACCCGCTCCGCGAGGATCTCATTGCGGCGCTTCCGAGTCGGAGGGACGAGATTGAGCAAAGCTTCCGCGGGCAGCGGGTTCACGTATTCTCCTTTCCGTACCTGGAGAAGACCAACGTGCTGCTCCACTCTGTCATCGGCCACGAAATTGGGCACTTCTACTACCGCATCTGGGAGGAATCCAGCGAAGCCAGGAAACTGCGCCATGAGCAGAATGCCTCCTTGAGCACCCACTACAGGCGCCAGTACCCGCGCGACATGATGAAGGCGTATAATCAGACGGAAGAGGGCATGAAGGTCTTGGAGGGGATGTACCGGGAGATCTTCTCGGACATCTGCGGTTACCAGTTGTTTGGTCCATCTATGCTATTCGCTCTCGAAGACATCGCGGTGTTCGAAGCCAGTTGCGCGAGGCCGAGTAGCCAAACTCACTACTATCCCCCGACCAAGTACCGCATTCGGCTGCTCTATGAGAAGGTACTGCCTCTCGGCTCCCATCGGCGGTTGCTCTTGGGAGGCAATACCGAGTGTTCAAAGTACTTCGCAGCGTTTCTCGAGTCCATAGCCAGTGATTTGGCTGATCGCGAGGACCTGAAAGCATTGGCTGACTTGCACAAGGAGACGCAGCTCTTCCAGGAGGCCCTGCCAGCCGTCATCGACTTTGTGAGGGCCCACGTGCCGACCAAATACGTACACGTAGAAATCGTGCCACGACTCTTCGACAAGCTGAACGAGAGCATTCCCATCAACGAGCTGGATGGCGAGCCGGTTGGAATGAGTGACATCATCCTTGCGGGCTGGATCTTCCACCGCAAGATTACAGCTTGCTATCAGAAGGACGATTACATCACTCAGTACCAGATTCTGTCGCGCCTGCTCCTCAAGTCACTGTACTCCAGCTACATTCACGCAGACTACATTCAATGGAGGAGATCCGCCGATGGGTACCCTCTCAAAGCGTGAGCTAATCGATAGGCTTGGCGGGTCTGGTTCGGACAAGCTCGTGGTCACGCCGATTCTGGACGCCGAACTACAGGTGAACGAGATCGGCATTGATCTGAGGCTGTCAAGTCAGTTCATCATCTTCAGAATCGAGAACATCAACGCAATAGACCCAGCACAGCTCCGTTCAGACAGTGAGCGTGTGAAGTGTATCCAGACTGAAGTGGTGGTACCGTTTGGAACGCCGTTCTATCTACATCCTCAAGAGATGGTGCTGGGTGCTACCTTTGAGTATGTAGCAATGCCCGACACCATCGAAGCATCAGTTGAGGGCAGGTCGTCGCTCGCCAGGGTCGGCCTTGTAATCGCCACCGCCGTCACTATCGAACCGGGCTTCAAGGGCTGTATCACCCTCGAGCTCGCGAACATCGCCAGCGTACCAATCGCCCTCTATCCGGGCACTAGGATTGCTCAGCTTGTATGCAGAGAGACTACTTCCAGTGCCCAGCACACGAGAGGCTGGAAGTACCTTGTCCCCGTGGGTCCCGAGTTTAGTCGGCTGCACAGTGACAAGGACGGGCCGTTTGCGTACCGGACTCAACCCTGGGCCAGTAACATTTGAGCCTGAGTACTCAATCATTCCGCTCACGTTGGGTACCTGCGGCCAACGAGACGGTCAATTGAGGTGTGGTCAAGAGATCATTCTGCTGGCGAATTGGCCCGGTGCAAGGCGACGATCTCAATGCGCGCCCGCAGGCACTTGAGTCTGCGACGCCCTGACCCTTGCGCCGCGTCCCGGCGGAATATGGCTCTGTTCGTTCCCATCCTGCTGGCGACGTGACGCGCCATGTTCAATTGCGCCACCCGACACGAGAAGGACCCGCTGACGGAGTTCTCGGCCTCTGTCGATAGGGGTCGCTCTGCTTCTGGGCAGGAGGTGCGTGCTATGGGGTGGCCGCCGAAAGATCACTCTTGCTTCGCAACTAGTGCTGACTGAGCCGGAGGATGTTGTCCTGGTGTGGCGGCGGGATAATGACAAGGACGCGGCGCACGACTACCTCTGACGGAGGTGCGCGAGTCACGCGCCCCGGCCGCCTTTCGTCCATCGTCCCTCCCCCTTGATCCTCTCCGCGAGCTACAAAACCGACCTCCCGGCCTTTTACGGCGAGTGGTTCCTCAACCGCCTCCGCGCCGGCTACTGCCTCGTCCCCAATCCCTACAGCGGCCGGCCCTTCCGCGTTGCCCTCTCCCGCGACGCCATCGACGGCATCGTCTTCTGGACGCGCAACCTCGGGCCGTTCCTCCCGCGGCTGGAGGAGGTTCACCGTCTGGGCTATCCCTTCGTCATCCAATTCACCATCACCGGCTACCCGCAGGAGCTGGAGAGCGGGGTCATCGACGCGCGCCGGGCGGTGGAGCAACTGCGCCAGGCGGCGGAGCGCTACGGGCCGCGGGTGTGCGTGTGGCGCTATGATCCGATTGTGGACACCTCGTTCACGCCGCGGGCGTTCCACACCGAGACCTTTGCCCGGCTGGCGGGGGAGCTGGAAGGGGCGACGGACGAGGCGGCGCTCTCGTTTGCGCAGCTCTATGGCAAGACGCGGCGCGGTCTGGAGCGGGCGGCCCGGGCGCACGGGCTGACCTGGAGCGATCCAGGGGATGACTGGAAGCGCGCGCTGGCGGCGGAGCTGGCGGGCATCGCCAGGGGCAGGGGCATGAGGCTGACGGTGTGCGGGCAGCCGGGGCTGGTGCCGCCCGGGTGCGCGACGGCGCAGTGTATCGACGCGGGGCGCCTGTCGGACGTGGCGGGGAGGGCGATCCTGGCGCGGGAGCGGCCGCACCGCAAAGAGTGCGGCTGTTACGAGTCGAAGGACATTGGGGCCTACGATACCTGTCCGCAGGGGTGCGTGTACTGCTATGCGGTGAGCAGCGTCGAGAGGGCGCGGGCCAACCTCCGGGCGCACGATCCGACGGCGGAGAGCCTGGGGGCGTTGCGGCGACCGAGCATCCCGTAGGGCTAGCTGATTGGCCGGCAGTTCAGACTTACAAAGTCTTCAAGACTTTGTAAGTCTTGGTTGCGTTGCGCGTTTGACCACTGCGCTGCTCCCGGGCATACTAGGCGCCTGTGCTTTTTATCACACGCGACGAGGTGACGACCCGTGTTCCATCACGCAACGCTGCACGACAACGAGCTCTTGTCCCACTTTACTTCCTCTCTCGAAGCGGGCCTCTCCAGTACCGAGGCAGCGTCCCGCCTGCACGAGCACGGGCGCAACGAGATCACCGCGCACCAGGTGCAGTGGTACGAGATCCTGGCGCGCCAGTTCAAGTCGGCGTTCATCTACCTGCTGGTGGTGGCGGCGGCCATCGTCTTTGTCATCGGCGAGAGGCTGGACGCGTCGGTCATCGTTGGCTTTGTGCTGCTGAACGCGGGCCTCGGCTTTGTGCAGGAGTATCGCAGCGAGATGTCGCTGCAGGCGCTGCAAGAGTTCATCCATCCGCGCACAAGGGTCAAGCGCGACGGGCAGTGGAAGGTGGTGGACTCGGCGGAGCTGGTGCCGGGCGACATCATCAGCCTGCAGACGGGCGATGCGGTAACGGCCGACGTGCGCGTGCTGAGCGAGCACAATCTGACCGTCAACGAGACCAACCTCACCGGCGAATCGGTGGCTGTGCCCAAGCGCGCCGGCCATCTGGCCAAGGAACCGGCCACCATCTATGACTGTCACAACCTGTGCTTTAGCGGCACCACGGTGGTGGAGGGCGACGCCACGGCGCTGGTGCTGGCGACGGGCACGAATACCCGGATGGGTTCGATCGCCAAGCTGACCGTGGAGACGACGAAAGAGTCCGAGTTCTCGCGCTCGATCACGCGCTTTAGCAGCTTTATCCTGCGGATGATCCTCGTGACGCTGCTGGTGGTGCTCGTGGCCAACCTGCTGCTAAAGGGCAAAGGAGCCAACATCCTGGAGCTGCTGGTGTTTGGCATCGCGCTGGTGGTGAGCGTGATCCCCGAAGGGCTGCCGGTGGTGACCACGGTGTCGCTCTCGCGGGGCGCGCTGGGGCTGGCCAAGCACGGGGTGGTGGTCAAGCGGCTGACGGCCATCGAGGACATTGGCACCATCGAGGTGCTCTGCTCGGACAAGACCGGCACGCTCACCGAGAACTCGCTGACGGTGACGGGCTACTCGCCCGGGGCGCGGGAGGACCTGCTGTACCATGCGGCGTTCACGGTGGCCGAGACGGAAGACAAGACGGAGCCGTTCGACATTGCCATCGACCAGGTCTGCCGCGAGGCGGGGAGGGCGTCCGAAGGGCGCCCGGAGCGTCTGGCCGAGTTGCCGTTCGATCCCGTACGCCGCCGTAACGCGGTGCTGCTGCGCTTGCCGGAGCGGACGTGGATGGTGGTGCGCGGGGCACCGGAGGAGGTGATGGCGCTCTGTCCGCGGCTGTCACTGGAGGAGCGGCATACCCTTACCCGCTGGCTGGAGGAACGCGGCCGCGGTGGAGAACGGACCATTGCCCTGGCCGTGCGGGACCTGTCCGCCGGGACGCTCAGCCTGCGCCCCGCCGACGAATGCGAGCTCGAGTTCCTCGGGGCGATGGCCTTTGCCGACCCGATCAAGCCGTCCACCTTCAAGGCGGTGCCCCTGGCCAGGGAGCTGGGCGTGGCCATCAAGATCCTCACCGGCGACAGTCCCGAGGTGGCCGGCGCGGTGGGCCAGGCCATCGGCCTGCTCGACGATCCGGAGAAGGTGCTGACCGGCGCCACGTGGCTGGGTCTGCCGGGGGAGCAGCGGGCCGAGGCGCTGGAGGAGTACTCGGTCATTGCGCGGGTGACGCCGGAGCAAAAGTACGAGATCATCCAGACGCTGCAGGCCAGGCACACGGTGGGTTTTCTGGGCGAGGGCATCAACGATGCCCCGGCGCTCAAGCTGGCGGGGGTCAGCCTGGTGGTGCAGAGCGCGGCGGACATTGCCCGTCAGGCGGCCGACATCATCCTGCTCGAGTCGGACCTCGAGGTGATCGTCGACGGCATCCGCAGCGGGCGCGAGGTGTTTGCCAACGGCATCAAGTACCTGAAGAGCACCCTGGCCTCGAACTTTGGCAATTTCTACGCGGTGGCCATCAGCAGCCTGATGATCCCCTTCCTGCCGATGAAGCCGCTGCAGATCCTGTTGTTGAACCTGCTGTCGGATTTTCCAATGATCTCGATTGCCACGGACAATGTGGACCCGGCGGAGTGGGAGCGCCCGCGCAAGTACGACGTGCGGGAGGTCGTGCTGATCTCTATCTTCCTGGGTGTGGTGAGCACCGTATTTGACCTGATCTTTTTCGCCACGTTTGTGCGCGGCGGCGAGGCGGTGCTGCAGACGAACTGGTTTGTGGGCAGCATTCTCACCGAGCTGATCTTTTTGTTCTCGATCCGCACGCGGCTGCCGTTCTGGCAGGCAGTGCGTCCGTCGAGCACGGTGGTGTGGTTGACCGGTGTGGCGGCTGTGGCCACGGTGGTAGTGCCGTACACGGCGCTGGGGCAGCGGGTGTTTGGGTTTGTGCCGCCGACGGCGCCGCAGATGGGGGTGATTCTGGGCCTGGTGGCGGCGTTTTTTGCCGTCACCGAGGTGGTGAAGGGGTGGTACTACCGGCAGGTGGGGTAGAGGGAGAGGTAGTCAGACTTCCCAAGTCTACGAGACTTGAAGTCTTTGTATCCGGGCGCGCGGGGGAGGGCGGTTCTCGAACCGCCCCTACGGGCATACCCTGCGCGCCATTGCCGGTTCCCTCCGCGGGGTCAGTTTGTTGCCACCGCGTGTTATCTTGAGGGCGGCTCGCCGGGCGCCATTGTGCTGTAAGGGCGGTTCGTCGATGCCGAAGGCGAAGCGGGAGGCCCGCGCTCCGTTGTGCTCGCTATGCCGGTGTGGACACCGGGATCATGCGGTACTCGATTTGCGTTGGCAGCCCCACACGGGATGATGCGTCCAGTATCTCCAGCGACACCAGGTTGCCCGCTGCATCATAGTCCAGGATAATCCCCGGCTTGTCTTCGTCAGTTTCAGCTACGGCGCAATCTGAGAAAATCACCGTCAGGGTGTCGGTTTCGCCGTCGTATATTACCTTCATGATTGTCCTCTCCAGTACTTCTCAACACGGCTGGTCCGGTAGGCCGTGACGACCTGTGCAGGCCGGCGATCCACGTCCACAAACACGCGCAGAAGGAATGCCCGAGGTGGTTCACCGGCATCAACACGCGCCTGGTAGACTACCCGTCCGGGCCGCACCTGCAGCGTCTGCTCCGGCGCGGCCAGGACCCGGGCAATGTCCTCCTCGCTAATGTGGCGGCGCGTCATCTCGAGCCGCGCGTGCTCGGTCAGGCGGTAGTCGGTGATCCTTCGCTGGGCCATCGTTGGTGCCTTCTGCGGACCTCTTGACCAGAGTATACCCGGCCGCATGGACCGTGTCAAAGCTCGCGTTTGGCTGTTGACAGAGACTTCCGAAGTCTACAAGACTTCGGAAGTCTTTGTATTTGGGCAGGCGGCGGGGGGCGGTTTGCCGCGCGAGGCGGGGGAGGGCGGGTCTGAGCGTCTGCGCCAGCGCTCGGGCGGCTGCGGCCCGCCCCTGCGAGTGACGCCGAGGTCGCGGGGTCGCATCGAGGTACGCTGGCAATAGCCGGGGCGGTTCCCGAGCCGCCCGTACGAGTGGACCACACGCCGTCACCAGCCGACCCATGCCCCCGCATAATCGCTCCTATCCAGGGTACCCCGCATCATCTCGTCCCGGCCATCCCACACGCGTGAGTCGTCGGGCGGAGCCGACCCCCACCAGCAGCCGCTAACCGTAACCCCCGCCCGCTGGTCCACCTCGGCATCCCAGACCGTGCTATCGAGCACGTTGCTGGCCCGCATGTTCGGCGCGCTCTCGCCGCCATAGGCGAGCAGCCCGACGCCGTTCCACCGCAGGGTGCAGCTCAACACGTCGCTGGGGGCCATCGTGGCCAGGCCAAAGGTGCTGCTGAGGATGCTCGTCCGCCGCAGGGTCAGCGTGCCGCCGTCGTTGATGCCCCGGCCGTAGAGCAGGGCAGCGTTCGACATAACCAGACTGGCGCCGGGGCGCACGTACAGGGGTCCCCAGGAGCCCATCGCCGTGCTGGTCTCGTGGGTGAGGGTAATGGGCTCGGTAACGCTACCGGTAGCGCTAACAGCGCCCCAGAGGTCCCAGGAGACGTCGCTCGTCATAACCAGCCGGGTGCCGGGAGCAATGGTGAGCACGCCGGTGGCGGTCAGGCCGACGTTGCAGCCGATGCGCACGGTGCCGGAACCCCAGGTGGTGTGGCCGCTCAGGGCCACGGGGCATAGGGCAGTGACGGTGGGAGTCAGTGGAGCAACCCCCGTAGTGGTGGCGGCCGGCGTGGCGGTGGGAGTGGAGGTCGCAGTGGCGGCCGGCGTCGAGGTGGGCGTCTCCGTGGGGGTTGCGGTCGAAGTACTCGTGGGCGTTGGCGTGGGCGGCACGGTGTAGTTGACCGTTAGCCAGGGATCGGACCCTGTGCCGGCGTAATCGGCGGTGCGCACAAAGACGTACTGATTGCCGCCGGGCGCGCTGTTGCTGATATCGCGCGAGCTGACCAGGGCGTATTTACTGTCGCCAGTAAGATTGATTCCCGCGGCGTCGAGGGTCAGCGTGTAACAGGTGCCACTGGACCAGCCGTCGGCGGTGTTACGCAGGGTGCCCTCGAGGGTCGTCGAGGCGCCGTAGGCCCCGTCATAGTTGCCCTCTCTGGTGCCGGCGTCGCACAGGCCCTCACTCCAGCCGTAGCGGTAGACCTGCAGGTTGAAATCGGTGCTGGACAGGTCGCTGTCGGCGCAGACGCCCAGCACAGCCGAGGTCACGGTGGCGTCGTCCGGCAGGGCGGAGGTGTCAAAGTCGAGGTAGGCGCGAAAGACATAGTACACCGTGCCGCCGGACAGGTTCTGGCCCACGCGCGCCGTGGTGGCGCCCGCGTCGCAGCCGGCGGAAGTCGAGCGGGCGGTGGAGTAGGTCGCGTTCTGGCCATAGATCTCGCCGTCGGCGGTCGAGGCATAGACGGTGCTCTCCGCCGCGGCGCGCAGCGGGGGCCCGCCGGGGTTCTCTCTCGTGCAGGCGGCCAGGGCGGTGACGGCAATCAGGCCAATCACCAGCAGCCAGGTTCGGTTCATTCTCTTGCTCCTTGCGCGTCATTCGGCGCGATGATCTCGGTCTCGCGTTCGGTGCGCCAGTCAAGCTCGTCGAGCAGGCTCACCATGGCCGCGCTGATCAGCATATCGTCGTGGACCTGCGCATCCCGCACGCCCCAGCGCAGTTGGTGCCCCGGCCCGGGCAGCACGTTGTACTCACAGGCGGCGGCCTCGCGCCAGAACTGGAGCGTGTCTGGCTGACCGTCCGGGGCGTAATCCTTGTAGCGGCCGCTGTCGACGATGGACACAAAGGCCCAGCCCAGGTCGCTCTTGCTGGCGGCGGTGAACACAAAGGGCCGCACCCGCGCCCCCAAGGCGCGGCTCAGCGCCTGGGCCAGCGGCGCGCCCAACGCGGCAGACGCGCCGCCGCGTTCGCCGCGCGGTACGCGCCCCAGCCGCCGCCCGAGGTACGAGGCCAGTCCGGCGCCCACGCCGGTAGCATCGACAATGACGTAGCCGGGGTGCCATTCGCTCACCAGGTCCACCAGCGCGGCATAGAGCTCGGTATGGGACCTGCCGGTCCACCACCAGCGGTTGAGCACGCGGTAGGTGGGCCGGCCGAGCAGGGGATCGTCGGCCGTGGACAGGTCCACCCAGAAGAGGGTGGCCACGGTCGAGTCGCGCCGCGGCGAGTCCGCGCGCAGGGCCGCGCCCTCGAGCTCTTCGTCTTCGCCGGCCACGTCCACGGTGAGGACGTAGTAGGGCGTCTGTCCGTCGGCCGCGGTCAGGCGGGCGGCCTCGGCCGGAGTGCGCGCGCGGGAATGCTGGCCGGCCATCCGTGCCAGGCGCTCGTCGGTCAGCAGGCGGCCGGCGTCGTCGATTTCCTGCAGCAGGTACTGGGTGCGAAAGACCGGATGCTCGGCGCCGAGGCGGGCACGTTCTTTCTCCACGTAGCGGCGATAGTCGGGCAGGCACGCGGCCACCACGTCCCACGGCGCCAGAAAGACGCGCTGGACGCCGTCAGCAGCCTCCTCGTCGCGGAGCTGACGGATCACGCGGGAGAGCAGGGTGCGGCCAGTCCACATCGTGCCGTAAAAGACGGTGGTCACGTTGGTCGAGGCGCCCATCGGGGCAAAGTCCTTGCTCCACTTGTCGGGATCGACGTCCTGGGCCTCGTCGCACTCGAGCAGGAGCGAGGCGGTGGCGCCGACCACGTTGGCGCCGGGGTGGGCCGAGAAGAACAGGGCGCGGCAGTTGCCCAGGCGGACGATATAGTCGGCGTCGGCGTGCAGGGCGAACTGGAGCACCGAGCGGCTCAAGCGGTCATAGAGCCGCTGGCGCGAGTTGAGGGTCTGCGGCTTGAAGGTGGGGCTGGCCTTGACCAGGGTGGAGGGCGGCCGCGCGTGCCAGTGCATCATCAGGTAGGCCTCAACGATGGCCGAGAGCTCGTTCTTGCCGGCCTGGCGGCTCATCACCACGGCAAAGGTGCGGCCGCGGCGGTGGAGCACGCTGTCGACGATGGCCAGGGCCGGTGCTGCCTGATAGGGCCTCAGGCGGCGCTGGAGCACCATGGCGCTAAAGAGGCGGATGTCGCCGATGATGCCCATCATCACCTGGCGGGCGTAGGCCGCGTCGATGGTCACGACGGGAGCTCGAGGCGCGGGCCGTCGCGGAGCAATCCACGGTGGCGGTGGCCGGTGAGTGGATCAAAGGCCGGGTCGTCGGCCGGGCGGCCGTTCCACATGGCCAGCACCACGGCGTGAGTGAGGTTGACCACCTCTTCGAAGAGCACGAGGCAGCGCGCGCCGGCGACGATCAGGTCCTCGCGCACGTGGTAGGCCACGGGCACGCCCGTGAGCAGGGATCCGGCGTAGCCGGACAGTTCGATGTCGGCGGTGTAGACGGTCGGGTCAAAGTTGTGGATAAAGCCAAAGTAGAGTGTGGGCAATGGTGCCTCCTTGGGTTGCGGGCGGTCGGATCTCTGTGGCGGCTCAACATCGGGCGCGCTCCACCGCGTGAACCAGTCCGCCTCCCGCGAGATGGAACACGGGCGGGTCTGAGACCCGCCCCTACGGGTCCTGCCTGGTTCGAATCGCTCGCGGTAACGGCACAGGGACGGACGTGATGGTGCACCGCCTGGATCGGGCGCGCCTCGACCCGCGATGGGCCGGGGACGGGCGGGTCTGAGACCCGCCCCTACGGGTCCCGCCTGGTTCGAATCGTTCGCAATAACCGCTCAGGGACGGACGTGATGGTGCACCGCCTGGAGCGGGCTCGCGTCGACCCGCGATGGGCCGGGGACGGGCGGGTCTGAGACCCGCCCCTACGGGTCCTGGCTAGTTTGAATCGCTCGCAGTGATGGCACAGGGACGGACGTCGTGGTGCACCACCGGCTTCGGGCCCGCCTCGACCGGCGATGGGCCTTTGCGGTGCGAAGGGCCCATACTGGTTGTGCCTGCGGTGAAACCAGCGCCTCCAATCGGACGGGCAGGGACAGGCTAAAGCCTGAACTATGAACCAATACAGGTTGTGGTGTCCTGGCTGAACGCCGCACGGGCGGAGATTCATGCTCCACAGTGCAGCATTGGTTCGTAGTACACGCTTCAGCGTGTCCTGGCTCGGATGGCCAGGCAAGTTGGCAAGACAGGCCATCCTCGTCCAGCAGCGCCGGCGGACAGGCTAAAGCCTGAACTACGAACCAATACATGTTGTGCTGTCCTGGCAGAATGCTGCACGGGCAGAGATTCATGCTCCACAGTGCAGCATTGGTTCGTAGTACACGCTTCAGCGTGTCCTGGCTCGGATGGCCAGGCAAGTTGGCAAGACCGGCCATTCTCGTCCAGCAGCGCCGGCGGACAGGCTAAAGCCTGAACTACGAACCAGTACCGGTTCTTCGTTGCCAACAGTCTCTGAGCCAGGGCGAAGAGGCGCTTGACCGCTCCCGGCTCGTTATGGCCCCTCAAAGCGGACCTCCTGCTGCCACACGGACCGGGCCGGTTCGTAGCGCGTTTCGATTGCGGTGACGCGGCGGCGGATGGCGCTCAAGCCTGCCCCGGCGCGGCTCTCGCTCAACGCCACCACGTCGAACAGCTCTAGCCCGGCGTTGGGCCTGGTGCGGAACCAGCCGCCGCTGGCCCGCGCGGCAGCATCGTCCAGCGCGCCATCGCTGATCTTTAGTAGTTGCGCGTCCGTGGCCCACTGGCTGGCCTGAACCATCTGCAGGAAATCCATCCCTGCCGCCAGGCCGGCGGGCACGTTCTGGCGCTCGATGGTGCGGTCGGCGCCGACCACGCGCACGCGAGTGGGCCAGGCAAAGGACTGGATGTGCTGTAAAAAGAGCAGCTC
The window above is part of the Chloroflexi bacterium ADurb.Bin180 genome. Proteins encoded here:
- the mgtA_1 gene encoding Magnesium-transporting ATPase, P-type 1, whose translation is MFHHATLHDNELLSHFTSSLEAGLSSTEAASRLHEHGRNEITAHQVQWYEILARQFKSAFIYLLVVAAAIVFVIGERLDASVIVGFVLLNAGLGFVQEYRSEMSLQALQEFIHPRTRVKRDGQWKVVDSAELVPGDIISLQTGDAVTADVRVLSEHNLTVNETNLTGESVAVPKRAGHLAKEPATIYDCHNLCFSGTTVVEGDATALVLATGTNTRMGSIAKLTVETTKESEFSRSITRFSSFILRMILVTLLVVLVANLLLKGKGANILELLVFGIALVVSVIPEGLPVVTTVSLSRGALGLAKHGVVVKRLTAIEDIGTIEVLCSDKTGTLTENSLTVTGYSPGAREDLLYHAAFTVAETEDKTEPFDIAIDQVCREAGRASEGRPERLAELPFDPVRRRNAVLLRLPERTWMVVRGAPEEVMALCPRLSLEERHTLTRWLEERGRGGERTIALAVRDLSAGTLSLRPADECELEFLGAMAFADPIKPSTFKAVPLARELGVAIKILTGDSPEVAGAVGQAIGLLDDPEKVLTGATWLGLPGEQRAEALEEYSVIARVTPEQKYEIIQTLQARHTVGFLGEGINDAPALKLAGVSLVVQSAADIARQAADIILLESDLEVIVDGIRSGREVFANGIKYLKSTLASNFGNFYAVAISSLMIPFLPMKPLQILLLNLLSDFPMISIATDNVDPAEWERPRKYDVREVVLISIFLGVVSTVFDLIFFATFVRGGEAVLQTNWFVGSILTELIFLFSIRTRLPFWQAVRPSSTVVWLTGVAAVATVVVPYTALGQRVFGFVPPTAPQMGVILGLVAAFFAVTEVVKGWYYRQVG
- the dcd gene encoding Deoxycytidine triphosphate deaminase, encoding MGTLSKRELIDRLGGSGSDKLVVTPILDAELQVNEIGIDLRLSSQFIIFRIENINAIDPAQLRSDSERVKCIQTEVVVPFGTPFYLHPQEMVLGATFEYVAMPDTIEASVEGRSSLARVGLVIATAVTIEPGFKGCITLELANIASVPIALYPGTRIAQLVCRETTSSAQHTRGWKYLVPVGPEFSRLHSDKDGPFAYRTQPWASNI